Proteins found in one Gadus macrocephalus chromosome 23, ASM3116895v1 genomic segment:
- the LOC132452592 gene encoding LOW QUALITY PROTEIN: eyes absent homolog 1-like (The sequence of the model RefSeq protein was modified relative to this genomic sequence to represent the inferred CDS: deleted 1 base in 1 codon) — protein sequence MEMQDLASPHSRLSGSSDSPNGPSLDNSHINNNSMTPNGTEGDSITMLTTADWLLGSSSQSAAEQMSSSDISTSVADASLDSFSGSAIGTSGFSPRQTHQFSPQIYPSNRAYPHILPTPSSQNMAAYGQTQYTTGMQQASAYASYPQPGQPYGIPAYGIKTEGGLSQNQSPGQAGFLSYGSGFTTPQTGQAPYSYQMQGEDAPRASSSCVS from the exons ATGGAAATGCAGGATCTAGCCAGTCCTCACAGTCGTTTAAGTGGAAGCAGTGATTCTCCTAATGGTCCGAGCCTTGACAACTCCCATATCAATAACAATTCCATGACACCCAATGGCACCGAAG GTGATAGCATCACAATGCTTACCACTGCAGACTGGCTGTTAGGTTCTAGCTCACAGTCTGCTGCAG AACAAATGAGCAGCAGTGACATCTCCACCTCTGTGGCAGACGCCTCTCTGGACAGCTTCTCAGGATCAG CTATTGGAACCAGTGGCTTCAGCCCAAGACAAACCCACCAGTTCTCC CCGCAGATTTACCCTTCGAA TCGAGCGTATCCACATATTCTTCCGACTCCTTCATCCCAAAATATGGCGGCGTACGGGCAGACGCAGTACACCACAGGAATGCAGCAGGCCAGCGCGTACGCGAGCTACCCACAACCTGGCCAGCCCTATGGAATCCCAGCCTACG GCATAAAGACGGAGGGCGGGCTCAGCCAGAACCAGTCGCCGGGCCAGGCGGGCTTCCTCAGCTACGGCTCCGGCTTCACCACGCCACAGACGGGCCAGGCGCCATACAGCTACCAGATGCAAGGTGAGGACGCCCCcagagcctcctcctcctgtgtgtcCTGA